In Nitrospirota bacterium, a single genomic region encodes these proteins:
- a CDS encoding trypsin-like peptidase domain-containing protein — translation MEARRRAMRHGLEHRLDIGPGRPCKAALCAIASVVACAVGGAAAFEGFEEDMVRIYEQLVPATVSLSSAYASHGQRGAALPDGVGSGFILDETGLIVTNAHVVEGAHAVMATLHDGRRVRAELVGSDPLTDIALLRLVDVKGPFSAVRMGDSSALRVGQRTLVIGNPLGLGSTLTSGIISRIGGAPAGLAAGEPQVLQTTAPINPGNSGGPLVDSEGRVIGVATAMIEGAQNIGFAIPINTVVHVVSELKEKGRVVRPWLGVGGKFVTDELIGLFALPLTPGLLVEAVDPGSPAMEIGLRAGDLDVVVEGQSWTLGGDIITAVQGTRLRSPQDLLQAIAQFRVGQKIKIEYQRDKKTYRREVTLRERPRLPPNGRGTQPGRMTGEHPSHPLPSPNAGAPPSF, via the coding sequence ATGGAAGCACGTCGGCGCGCGATGCGACACGGATTGGAACACAGACTCGACATCGGCCCCGGCCGGCCCTGCAAGGCGGCGCTCTGTGCCATCGCGTCGGTCGTCGCCTGCGCGGTCGGCGGCGCGGCCGCCTTCGAAGGGTTCGAAGAGGACATGGTCCGGATCTACGAACAGCTCGTCCCGGCGACCGTGTCTCTTTCCTCCGCCTACGCGTCGCACGGGCAGCGCGGGGCGGCGCTGCCCGACGGCGTGGGATCGGGATTCATCCTCGATGAAACCGGGCTGATCGTGACCAATGCGCACGTGGTGGAGGGCGCCCACGCCGTGATGGCCACCCTTCACGACGGGCGGCGCGTGCGGGCCGAACTCGTCGGGAGCGATCCGTTGACGGACATCGCGCTGCTGCGTCTGGTCGACGTCAAGGGTCCGTTCAGCGCGGTGCGGATGGGAGACTCCAGCGCGCTGCGGGTCGGTCAGCGGACGCTGGTCATCGGCAACCCGCTGGGCCTCGGCTCCACGCTCACCAGCGGGATCATCAGCCGGATCGGAGGCGCGCCTGCCGGCCTGGCCGCGGGCGAGCCGCAGGTGCTGCAAACCACGGCGCCGATCAACCCGGGAAACAGCGGCGGACCGCTGGTGGACTCCGAAGGCCGGGTGATCGGCGTCGCCACCGCCATGATCGAAGGCGCCCAAAACATCGGGTTTGCCATCCCCATCAACACGGTCGTTCATGTAGTGTCCGAGCTGAAGGAGAAGGGCCGCGTGGTCCGGCCGTGGCTGGGCGTCGGCGGGAAGTTTGTGACCGACGAGTTGATCGGGCTGTTCGCCCTGCCGCTGACGCCGGGACTGCTGGTGGAAGCCGTGGACCCGGGCAGTCCGGCGATGGAGATCGGCCTGCGCGCCGGGGACCTGGACGTCGTCGTCGAAGGGCAGTCGTGGACGCTGGGCGGCGACATCATCACGGCCGTCCAGGGAACCCGATTGCGATCGCCTCAGGACCTCCTGCAGGCCATTGCCCAATTTCGGGTCGGCCAGAAAATCAAGATCGAATACCAGCGCGACAAGAAGACGTATCGCCGCGAAGTGACGCTCCGCGAGCGGCCCCGCCTGCCTCCGAACGGCCGCGGCACCCAGCCGGGCCGCATGACCGGGGAGCACCCGTCGCACCCCCTGCCGTCGCCGAACGCCGGCGCTCCTCCGTCGTTTTGA
- a CDS encoding AAA family ATPase: MANGPPSIERMLDLQQLLERKSHFLLGPRQTGKSFLIAQTLKDARVYDLLDTAVYLALSREPGRLAQELTSKDRLVVIDEIQRLPELLNEVHRLIERRGIRFLLTGSSARKLRRGGVNLLGGRARTKYLHPLTSRELGSRFDLQRAMDRGLLPAMYFSDDPHADLAAYAGSYLQQEIVAEGATRNISAFSRFLTVAALCNGTIVNFTKVANDAQVPRTTVYEYFEILKDTLLLYELPAWRGSKKRKPLASSKYYFFDVGVVATLQGRRFRPGTPEFGEALETYIMHELTSYSDYVSGEPLRYWRSTSGFEVDFIIGDHTAVEVKARANLAPQDLKSLAALAEERKLKRYLCVSLEPRARQLLGVTVLPYREFLDGLWEGKYR; this comes from the coding sequence ATGGCGAACGGTCCTCCGTCTATCGAGCGCATGCTCGACCTTCAACAGCTCCTTGAACGGAAATCCCACTTTCTCCTCGGCCCGCGTCAGACCGGCAAAAGCTTTCTGATCGCGCAGACGTTGAAAGACGCTCGGGTCTATGATCTCCTGGATACGGCCGTCTATTTGGCACTGAGCCGGGAGCCCGGGCGCCTTGCCCAGGAGCTGACCTCGAAAGACCGGCTGGTCGTGATTGACGAGATCCAGCGGCTGCCGGAGCTGCTCAACGAGGTGCACCGGCTGATTGAGCGGCGCGGGATACGTTTCCTCCTCACCGGATCCAGCGCCCGAAAACTCCGCCGAGGCGGGGTCAACCTCTTGGGGGGGCGCGCCCGCACCAAATACTTGCATCCGCTCACCTCTCGCGAGCTTGGTAGTCGGTTCGACCTCCAACGCGCGATGGACCGCGGATTGTTGCCGGCCATGTACTTTTCCGACGACCCGCACGCGGATCTTGCGGCCTACGCGGGATCCTATCTGCAGCAGGAGATCGTGGCGGAAGGCGCGACCAGGAACATCTCGGCGTTCAGCCGATTCCTTACCGTCGCCGCGTTGTGCAACGGAACGATCGTGAATTTCACCAAGGTGGCGAACGACGCGCAAGTGCCGCGGACCACTGTGTACGAGTATTTTGAGATCCTGAAGGATACGTTGCTGCTCTATGAACTGCCGGCGTGGCGCGGGTCGAAGAAGCGAAAACCCCTCGCCTCGTCCAAGTACTATTTCTTCGACGTGGGCGTCGTCGCGACCCTCCAGGGCCGCCGGTTCCGACCCGGAACGCCGGAGTTCGGTGAGGCGCTGGAGACGTACATAATGCACGAGCTGACAAGCTACAGCGATTACGTCTCGGGCGAGCCGTTGAGGTACTGGCGGTCCACATCCGGGTTCGAGGTGGATTTCATCATCGGCGATCACACGGCCGTCGAGGTGAAAGCCCGGGCAAACCTTGCGCCGCAAGACCTGAAGTCATTGGCGGCGCTGGCCGAGGAGCGCAAGCTCAAGCGATACCTGTGTGTGAGCCTCGAACCGCGGGCTCGGCAGCTCTTGGGCGTGACCGTGCTGCCGTATCGAGAATTCCTCGACGGGCTCTGGGAGGGAAAATACCGTTAA
- a CDS encoding PAS domain S-box protein has product MGSCVLALAAGIFFADLWTPPSIIAAVLYAGLVFLSLSASHRAIPIATAAGCTALTVLAFFLSSRSAEPEIDLVNRGIAVVVLWATLWLGLREQQSAERLRTKERDLSDFIEHAAVGMHWVGPDGRILWVNQAEADLLGYTPDDMIGRHISEFHADRAAIDDILERLSRGETLRNYEARLRGKDGSIKYVLIDSNVRWENGAFSHARCFTRDITEGKQAEQALVSKALDALEAESVERKRAEERRRVSEARFRLIAQATHDAVWDWDLNTNEVWWGDGLHRLFGHRADHVDPKLDWWIDRVHPEDRDAVLAGVFASLERKESSWFGEYRFQRADGSYAHVLDRARVIFDEHGAPVRMIGAITDITLWKQMERHLRESEDQHRRLFEHSPYPMWVVDLDTLEFLAVNDAAVRHYGYSREEFLRMTVKDIRPPEDIPLFLGVLSANRDIPSGTNIGVWRHRKKDGTLIDVEISYHNTVFAGRPARLTLVNDVTERRRAEDTTRAFLRISEKLSATLDVDRLMDALVVEAIALVNAEGGCAGLRTPEGMECRRYFHRGEAFPLEYRWPAGRGLPGWVLKHKVPYVTNDAATDPQIIPELRKRLGVKSAVSVPILDAKEEVIGFFNIHNRRDGSEFTLSDQAKLVAVAQAASVAVQNALAYQKLQQADLIQTHLLNRIISVQEDERRRIARELHDETAQSLTSLLVGLRALEDAETLESVQAKAGDLRRLTSHTLAEIQRLARGLRPLALDDLGLEEAVRRHADEYAAAYGITVDVHVSGINGRRLPSPVETALYRITQEALTNAAKHAAPNTISVVVRREPSLVRLVVEDDGRGFNTGRLLNKTETFRHLGLHGMRERAALLGGSVSIESAPGKGTTVSVTIPLPEESAA; this is encoded by the coding sequence GTGGGTTCGTGTGTCCTGGCGCTGGCCGCCGGCATCTTCTTCGCGGATCTGTGGACGCCGCCGAGCATCATCGCGGCCGTGCTGTACGCAGGGCTCGTGTTTCTTTCCCTGTCGGCGTCTCATCGCGCCATCCCCATAGCGACAGCGGCCGGATGCACGGCCCTCACCGTCCTGGCATTCTTCTTGTCTTCCCGGAGCGCGGAGCCCGAAATCGATCTGGTCAACCGAGGGATCGCCGTCGTCGTGCTCTGGGCGACCTTGTGGCTCGGCCTGAGGGAACAGCAATCCGCCGAGCGGCTTCGCACAAAGGAGCGCGACCTCAGCGACTTCATCGAGCACGCCGCCGTCGGCATGCATTGGGTGGGGCCGGACGGCCGCATCCTTTGGGTGAATCAGGCGGAGGCCGATCTGCTCGGCTATACGCCCGACGACATGATCGGACGCCATATCTCGGAATTCCACGCGGACCGGGCCGCCATCGACGACATTCTGGAGAGGCTCTCGCGCGGCGAGACGCTGCGCAACTACGAAGCCAGACTGCGCGGCAAGGACGGCTCGATCAAGTACGTGCTGATCGATTCCAACGTCCGTTGGGAAAACGGCGCTTTCTCCCACGCGCGCTGTTTCACGCGGGATATCACGGAGGGGAAACAAGCCGAACAGGCGCTCGTTTCGAAAGCGTTGGACGCCCTGGAAGCGGAGTCCGTCGAGCGCAAACGGGCGGAAGAGCGGCGCCGGGTGAGTGAGGCGCGATTCCGGCTGATCGCGCAGGCCACGCATGACGCCGTCTGGGACTGGGATCTCAACACGAACGAGGTGTGGTGGGGCGACGGGCTGCACAGATTGTTCGGGCACCGGGCGGACCATGTCGATCCCAAGCTCGACTGGTGGATCGATCGCGTGCATCCGGAGGACCGGGACGCCGTCCTCGCCGGCGTCTTCGCGTCGCTCGAACGAAAAGAATCCTCATGGTTCGGCGAGTACCGATTCCAACGGGCCGACGGATCCTACGCGCACGTGCTGGACCGGGCCCGCGTCATCTTCGACGAGCACGGCGCCCCGGTCCGGATGATCGGCGCTATAACCGACATCACCCTGTGGAAACAGATGGAGCGACACCTGCGGGAAAGCGAGGACCAGCACCGGCGCCTGTTCGAGCACAGCCCCTATCCGATGTGGGTCGTGGACCTGGACACCCTGGAGTTTCTCGCCGTCAACGACGCGGCGGTCCGCCACTACGGCTACTCCCGCGAAGAATTCCTGCGCATGACGGTCAAGGACATCCGGCCGCCTGAAGACATTCCGCTGTTCCTCGGAGTCCTGTCCGCCAACCGTGACATTCCCTCCGGAACCAACATCGGCGTGTGGCGCCACCGGAAAAAAGACGGCACGCTCATCGACGTGGAAATCTCCTATCACAACACCGTGTTTGCGGGCAGGCCGGCGCGCTTGACGCTGGTCAACGATGTCACCGAGCGGAGGCGGGCCGAGGACACGACGCGGGCGTTTCTCCGAATCAGCGAAAAGCTCAGCGCCACGCTGGACGTGGACCGCCTGATGGATGCGTTGGTCGTGGAAGCGATCGCCCTGGTGAACGCGGAAGGCGGGTGCGCCGGCCTCCGCACTCCCGAAGGGATGGAGTGCCGCAGGTATTTCCATCGGGGCGAAGCCTTCCCGCTCGAATACCGCTGGCCTGCAGGGCGCGGTCTGCCGGGCTGGGTGTTAAAGCACAAGGTTCCCTACGTGACGAACGATGCGGCGACGGATCCTCAGATCATCCCCGAATTGCGGAAGAGACTCGGCGTCAAGTCGGCCGTCAGCGTCCCGATCCTGGACGCCAAGGAGGAGGTCATCGGATTTTTCAACATCCATAATAGGCGTGACGGCTCGGAGTTCACACTCTCCGATCAGGCCAAGCTCGTGGCCGTCGCGCAGGCCGCCTCGGTCGCCGTACAGAACGCCTTGGCCTACCAAAAACTCCAACAGGCGGACCTCATTCAGACCCACCTGCTGAACCGGATCATCTCCGTGCAGGAAGACGAGCGGCGGCGGATCGCCCGCGAGTTGCACGACGAGACGGCCCAGTCGCTGACGTCGCTGCTGGTCGGCCTCCGCGCCCTGGAAGACGCGGAGACCCTTGAATCCGTGCAGGCCAAGGCCGGCGACCTGCGCCGGCTCACATCGCACACGTTGGCCGAAATCCAGCGGTTGGCGCGCGGCCTCCGCCCGCTCGCGCTCGACGATCTCGGCCTGGAAGAAGCGGTGCGACGCCATGCCGACGAGTACGCGGCGGCCTATGGCATTACGGTGGATGTGCACGTGAGCGGGATCAACGGCCGGCGGCTTCCGTCGCCGGTGGAGACGGCGCTCTATCGCATCACGCAGGAGGCGCTGACCAACGCCGCCAAGCATGCGGCCCCGAACACGATCAGCGTCGTCGTCCGGCGTGAACCGTCGCTGGTCAGACTGGTCGTCGAAGACGACGGACGCGGCTTCAACACCGGACGCTTGCTGAACAAGACGGAAACCTTCCGGCACCTGGGATTGCACGGCATGCGTGAACGGGCGGCGCTGCTCGGGGGGAGCGTGTCGATCGAATCCGCGCCGGGGAAAGGGACGACCGTCTCCGTCACGATCCCCCTTCCGGAGGAATCGGCCGCATGA
- a CDS encoding acetate/propionate family kinase codes for MRVLVVNCGSSSVKFRLFQVEETQAGPDPAAPKELVRGAVSGIGGQACLELATQREAPSRSTRTAADHQDAMAWILEHIERDTVQAAGHRVVHGGERFHAPTVIDDEVIAEIERLGELAPLHNPACLAGIKAARRHFGRSMPMVAVFDTAFHCGLPAEAVAYAIPQDLASRHRIRRYGFHGIAHASLAAGYAAFTDKPLAQARLITVHLGNGCSAAAVRGGRSVDTSMGFTPLEGLVMGTRSGDLDPAIVAYLARREGAAPDEVERWLNARSGLLGLSGLSHDMRELLRAEQNGNPRAALAIRTFCHRARKYIGAYLAVLGGADALVFGGGIGENAPAIRARICEGMAWCGIELDQARNEAVQGLAAGATAPISREDSRLPCYVVGVDEETEIARETVRCLLSR; via the coding sequence ATGCGCGTGCTGGTCGTCAACTGCGGCAGCTCTTCCGTCAAGTTCCGGCTGTTCCAGGTCGAGGAAACGCAGGCGGGGCCCGACCCGGCGGCGCCGAAGGAGCTTGTACGAGGCGCCGTCAGCGGCATCGGCGGGCAGGCTTGCTTGGAGCTGGCGACGCAGCGCGAAGCTCCGAGTCGCTCCACGCGGACCGCGGCGGACCATCAGGATGCGATGGCCTGGATCTTGGAACATATCGAGCGTGACACGGTTCAGGCCGCCGGCCATCGGGTCGTCCACGGCGGCGAGCGGTTTCACGCCCCGACGGTCATCGACGACGAGGTGATCGCCGAGATCGAGCGACTCGGCGAACTGGCGCCGCTACACAACCCCGCCTGCCTGGCTGGCATCAAGGCGGCGCGGCGGCATTTCGGCCGGTCGATGCCGATGGTCGCCGTGTTCGACACGGCTTTTCACTGCGGGCTTCCCGCCGAAGCGGTGGCCTACGCCATTCCGCAGGACTTGGCGTCCCGCCACCGCATCCGGCGCTACGGCTTCCACGGCATCGCCCACGCCTCTCTCGCGGCCGGCTACGCCGCCTTCACCGACAAGCCGCTTGCGCAAGCCCGGCTGATCACCGTACATCTGGGAAACGGGTGCTCGGCCGCGGCGGTCCGCGGAGGCCGGTCGGTCGACACGTCAATGGGCTTCACGCCTTTGGAAGGTCTGGTCATGGGGACCAGGTCCGGCGATCTCGATCCGGCGATCGTCGCCTACCTCGCCCGCCGCGAGGGAGCCGCTCCGGATGAGGTCGAACGGTGGCTGAACGCACGGTCCGGGCTTCTGGGGCTTTCCGGGCTTTCGCACGACATGCGCGAATTGTTGCGAGCGGAACAAAACGGGAATCCTCGCGCCGCCCTCGCCATCCGCACCTTCTGCCATCGCGCGCGTAAATATATCGGCGCCTACCTGGCCGTCCTCGGCGGAGCGGACGCGCTGGTCTTCGGGGGCGGCATCGGCGAAAACGCGCCGGCGATCCGCGCCCGCATTTGCGAAGGCATGGCGTGGTGTGGCATCGAGCTGGACCAGGCCCGCAACGAGGCGGTGCAAGGTCTCGCGGCGGGAGCGACCGCGCCCATCAGCCGGGAAGACAGCAGACTCCCATGCTACGTCGTCGGAGTGGACGAAGAAACCGAGATCGCGAGGGAAACGGTCCGGTGTCTGCTTTCAAGATAG
- a CDS encoding response regulator transcription factor, translating into MKIRVFIADDHAVLRSGLRLLLNGQPDMEVVGEAADGQEAEQRIPATAPDVALMDLSMPSHDGLHAIRQVSRASPATRVLVLTMHDDPGYLRLALSAGAAGYVVKTAVDSELLTAIRTVAQGRTFVDLSCDPDRMFADPPAADRNRMRPPTGPPDQPLSRREREVLTHVARGFTNQEIAEQLKLSAKTVETYRARLMVKLGLRSRADLVRYALDHGVLTPERSLKP; encoded by the coding sequence ATGAAGATCAGAGTCTTCATCGCCGACGACCACGCGGTGCTCCGAAGCGGCTTGCGCCTGCTCCTCAACGGGCAGCCGGATATGGAAGTGGTGGGCGAAGCGGCCGACGGTCAGGAAGCGGAGCAACGGATCCCGGCGACGGCGCCGGACGTGGCGCTGATGGATCTCTCGATGCCGTCGCATGACGGCCTCCACGCCATCCGGCAAGTCAGCCGGGCGTCCCCCGCGACGCGCGTGCTGGTGCTCACCATGCACGACGATCCCGGATATCTGCGACTGGCCCTCTCGGCCGGCGCGGCGGGCTACGTGGTGAAAACGGCGGTGGACTCGGAGCTCCTGACGGCGATCCGCACCGTCGCCCAAGGACGGACCTTCGTGGACCTCTCGTGCGACCCCGATCGGATGTTCGCCGATCCGCCTGCGGCGGACCGGAACCGGATGCGCCCGCCGACCGGCCCTCCCGACCAACCGTTGAGCCGGCGTGAGCGGGAGGTGTTGACCCACGTGGCGCGCGGCTTCACCAATCAGGAAATCGCCGAGCAATTGAAGTTGAGCGCCAAGACCGTCGAAACCTATCGCGCCCGCCTCATGGTGAAATTGGGCCTGCGAAGCCGCGCCGATCTCGTCCGCTACGCGCTGGACCACGGCGTCCTGACCCCCGAACGGTCGCTCAAGCCGTAA
- a CDS encoding site-2 protease family protein, translated as MIGQSLRLSTVRGIQVGVHYSWFILFLLITFSLVARFAGQHPRWTLAEHYVMAFLTSLLFFVSILLHELAHSFVALAKGIPVRAITLFVFGGVAQIGREPDRPAVEFQIAIAGPIASFVLAFAFGGLAAATEDRFEHFAALADWLATINLALAVFNLIPGFPLDGGRIFRAAVWQVTGSLTKATRIAARSGQLFAYAFMFGGIAIGFTANWFSGLWLAFIGWFLLNAAQESVLQASIRSVLTGLVAEEVMARDCRTIDKRMTLAELVDEHILRTGQRCFVVSSDGRIDGLVTLHQVKAIPRDRWGTTPVEQAMTPLADLTVVLPDTPIWEVLQTMESRDIAQVPVIESGRFLGMITRDHLLRVLSAKMELASPS; from the coding sequence ATGATCGGACAATCCCTGCGTCTCAGCACGGTCCGCGGCATTCAGGTCGGCGTCCACTACTCCTGGTTCATCCTCTTCCTGCTCATCACCTTCTCCCTGGTGGCGCGGTTCGCGGGGCAGCACCCGCGCTGGACGCTGGCCGAACACTACGTCATGGCCTTCCTGACCAGCCTGCTGTTTTTCGTCTCGATCCTCCTGCATGAGTTGGCCCATAGTTTCGTCGCACTCGCCAAAGGGATCCCGGTCCGCGCCATCACGCTCTTCGTCTTCGGCGGCGTCGCCCAGATCGGTCGCGAGCCGGACCGGCCGGCCGTCGAATTCCAGATCGCGATCGCCGGGCCGATCGCCAGCTTCGTCCTGGCCTTCGCGTTCGGAGGGCTCGCCGCCGCGACGGAAGACCGGTTCGAGCACTTCGCGGCCCTGGCCGACTGGCTGGCGACGATCAACTTGGCCTTGGCGGTGTTCAACTTGATCCCGGGGTTTCCGCTCGACGGCGGGCGCATCTTCCGCGCCGCGGTCTGGCAGGTCACCGGCAGCTTGACGAAGGCGACGCGGATCGCGGCCCGTTCGGGCCAACTATTCGCCTACGCCTTCATGTTCGGAGGCATCGCCATCGGCTTCACGGCCAATTGGTTCAGCGGATTGTGGCTGGCCTTTATCGGCTGGTTCCTGCTCAATGCGGCGCAGGAGAGCGTCCTCCAAGCCAGTATCCGGTCCGTGCTCACCGGGCTGGTGGCCGAAGAGGTCATGGCGCGTGACTGCCGGACGATCGACAAACGGATGACTCTCGCCGAGTTGGTGGATGAGCATATCCTGCGGACCGGTCAGCGGTGCTTCGTGGTCTCCTCGGACGGACGGATCGACGGGTTGGTGACGCTCCATCAGGTGAAAGCAATCCCCCGCGACCGGTGGGGGACGACGCCGGTGGAACAGGCGATGACCCCTCTCGCCGACCTGACGGTCGTCCTGCCCGACACGCCCATCTGGGAAGTCTTGCAGACGATGGAGAGCCGGGATATCGCACAGGTCCCGGTGATCGAGTCCGGGCGCTTTCTGGGCATGATCACCCGAGACCATCTCTTGCGGGTGCTTTCGGCCAAAATGGAACTCGCCTCCCCGTCGTGA
- a CDS encoding xylulose 5-phosphate 3-epimerase yields MGKTEAHTERQLAERAAELRSADPQLARWAEGYGVIRHSDETQVRIHELAASVTGSGSRGDGIALYDLLMALDRLASAGLWLVVHQTYVRNVYLDGRPLATDDFKHRPEGHTGGSLNMVPAYAGYLAANAWSGHTRGWLMGQGHCVSAVDSLNLLVGNMTEAHATRYAVTDEGLTRYVRDFYAYRLRADGVPESPLGSHVNAHTAGGLAEGGYLGFAELQYVHMPLPGERLTVFLSDGAFEEQRGSDWAPRWWRAEDCGLVTPIMINNGRRIDQRTTMSQQGGVEWFCSHLKLNGFDPIVFDGRDPAAFLWAILEMERRLEAAAEAIKAGRGRYPIPLPYGIAVAPKGAGFPGEGTNLAHNLPLMANPRINQRAADLFNQGARQLWVPPAELGSAVKAFQRHRSSGRPLERDHVFVHREITLREVPAPPFRLVDQERRWDAASWTFSSPMTAIDRTFVSILRANPHLRPRVGNPDEMLSNRLVETLGHLKFRVTDPEPSVPESVDGAVITALNEEAVASAALANKGGINLIHTYEAFGTKMHGAIRQEIIFTNHCVEAGRPQRWLSIPLILTSHTWENGKNEQSHQDPSMAEALLGEPSHVSRVVFPADFNTAAAVMERLYRTQGRIWTIVAPKADTVPDLFTPEEARRLVEAGGARLDWACHDPERARMILTAVGAYQLGEAIRASRRLSDRDIPHTVVYLLEPGRFRSARNPTEQAHQAPASLIDWLYPAAVQPRLFLNHTRPETLLGVLGPLHTGPRTRGLGYINEGGTLNTPGMLFVNRCTWAHALLEAARLLELPRERLLSAEELQALDGQRSPHGVIIPDVSQ; encoded by the coding sequence ATGGGCAAGACAGAGGCACATACCGAAAGACAACTCGCCGAACGGGCCGCCGAGCTCCGCTCCGCCGACCCGCAGTTGGCCCGATGGGCCGAGGGCTACGGCGTCATCCGGCACAGCGACGAGACACAAGTGAGGATTCACGAACTGGCTGCATCCGTGACCGGCTCCGGTTCACGCGGGGACGGGATCGCATTGTACGACCTGCTCATGGCGCTGGATCGGCTGGCGAGCGCCGGCCTGTGGCTGGTCGTGCACCAGACCTACGTCCGCAATGTCTATCTGGACGGACGACCGCTCGCGACTGACGACTTCAAGCACCGTCCAGAAGGCCACACCGGCGGCTCACTCAATATGGTGCCCGCCTATGCGGGCTATCTGGCGGCCAACGCGTGGTCCGGCCACACCCGCGGGTGGCTCATGGGACAGGGCCACTGCGTCTCGGCCGTGGACTCACTCAATCTCCTCGTCGGCAACATGACGGAAGCCCACGCGACCCGCTATGCGGTCACCGATGAAGGGTTGACCCGTTACGTGCGTGATTTCTACGCCTACCGGTTGCGGGCGGACGGAGTCCCGGAGTCCCCGTTGGGGAGTCACGTGAACGCCCACACGGCCGGCGGCCTCGCCGAGGGCGGCTACCTCGGCTTTGCCGAATTGCAGTACGTCCACATGCCGCTGCCGGGCGAGCGGTTGACGGTGTTCCTCTCCGACGGCGCCTTCGAAGAACAGCGCGGCAGCGACTGGGCCCCGCGTTGGTGGCGGGCGGAGGATTGCGGGCTCGTCACGCCCATCATGATCAACAACGGCCGGCGCATCGACCAGCGCACCACCATGTCGCAACAGGGGGGAGTCGAGTGGTTTTGTTCGCACCTGAAGCTGAACGGGTTCGACCCGATCGTGTTCGACGGGCGCGATCCGGCCGCCTTTCTGTGGGCGATCCTGGAAATGGAACGCCGGCTGGAGGCGGCGGCGGAGGCGATCAAAGCGGGGCGCGGCCGGTATCCTATCCCGCTCCCCTACGGCATCGCGGTGGCGCCGAAGGGGGCGGGGTTTCCTGGCGAGGGCACCAACCTCGCCCACAACCTCCCGTTGATGGCTAATCCGCGGATCAATCAGCGGGCGGCGGACCTGTTTAATCAGGGAGCGAGACAACTTTGGGTGCCTCCGGCGGAACTGGGGTCCGCGGTCAAGGCGTTCCAGCGACACCGGTCGTCTGGCCGGCCGTTGGAGCGCGACCATGTGTTCGTGCACCGCGAGATCACGCTGCGAGAAGTCCCGGCGCCGCCGTTTCGGCTGGTCGATCAGGAGCGGCGCTGGGATGCCGCGTCCTGGACCTTCTCCTCGCCGATGACGGCCATCGACCGCACGTTCGTCTCGATTCTGCGGGCCAACCCCCATCTCAGGCCGCGCGTCGGGAACCCCGATGAAATGCTCTCGAACCGGCTCGTTGAGACGCTGGGACATCTGAAATTCCGGGTGACGGACCCGGAGCCGAGCGTGCCCGAAAGCGTGGACGGGGCGGTGATCACGGCGTTGAACGAAGAAGCCGTGGCCTCCGCCGCGCTGGCCAACAAAGGCGGCATCAATCTGATCCACACGTATGAAGCGTTCGGCACGAAGATGCACGGGGCGATCCGGCAGGAGATCATTTTCACCAATCACTGCGTCGAGGCGGGCCGGCCCCAGCGATGGCTCTCGATCCCGCTGATTCTTACGTCGCACACCTGGGAGAACGGCAAGAACGAACAGTCGCACCAGGACCCGAGCATGGCCGAAGCGCTGCTCGGCGAACCGTCGCATGTGTCCCGTGTCGTCTTCCCGGCGGATTTCAACACGGCGGCGGCGGTCATGGAACGCCTCTACCGAACGCAGGGCCGGATCTGGACGATCGTGGCGCCCAAGGCGGACACCGTCCCGGACCTGTTCACACCGGAAGAGGCCAGACGGCTGGTCGAGGCCGGCGGCGCGAGGCTGGACTGGGCCTGTCACGATCCCGAACGTGCGCGGATGATCTTGACCGCCGTCGGCGCCTATCAGCTCGGCGAAGCGATTCGGGCCTCCCGCCGACTGTCGGATCGCGACATCCCGCACACGGTCGTCTACCTTCTCGAACCGGGTCGCTTCCGGTCAGCGCGTAATCCGACGGAACAGGCCCATCAGGCGCCGGCGTCGCTGATCGACTGGTTGTACCCGGCGGCGGTGCAACCCCGGCTGTTTCTTAATCACACGCGCCCGGAAACCCTGCTCGGCGTGCTGGGACCGTTGCACACCGGGCCGCGCACGCGCGGCTTGGGATACATCAACGAAGGCGGCACGTTGAACACGCCGGGCATGTTGTTCGTCAACCGCTGCACGTGGGCGCACGCTCTGCTCGAAGCGGCGCGCCTGCTGGAGCTGCCGCGCGAGCGGCTGCTGTCCGCGGAGGAACTGCAAGCCCTGGACGGGCAACGCAGTCCCCACGGCGTGATCATTCCGGATGTTTCCCAGTGA